The genomic stretch TCGATGGCCAGAAGAGGagaggagaattgagagaagaaatgagggagagagagagagggggggcaGTGGGTCTGTACGTGTGTGTGCGGGGGGGGTGCGGGGGGgctgttttccgtgttttgcatttgttttgtgttttcagtgtattttcactgaaatcgcccaaaacaacaaagtatgttgttttgggttttcttaacaaaatttttagttgtttttgaaaacgcgttttgaaaaataacaaagagaacgcattttcggtgttttcaaaaactgaaaacagaaaatggccCGAAAACGGGAAAGAGAATAGCCCCTAAAATTGCAACGGCTAAACTTCACTCGAtagacttttatttaaattttgtatttttcttcacATGTGTTAGGGGTGTACAAGCAGTCAGTccaattatcaaattaaatcgatcaattaatttaaaaaattgaactaatcgataataaaaaaaatcaaaccaaatcgaTTAAACCGAAGAAACatacaaaaatcaaagaaaatgataaaaaaacgcaccaaactaaaaaaaataacgtcattttataaatattaaaacaacatttaaaatttagtcgattcgattaattcaattattccaacaaaaaaatcaaatcgaaaatcaaatttttgaaaaaaattaatcgaattGAACTGATGTAAGAAATAAATTGAACCAAACCAACAAATTCAATCGGTTCAATTCTATTACTTCAGGGAAACTGAAATTTTGTTCTCCCTTAATGTGTGTAATATGGACCTCTTTTCTAGCAATTATATAAGCAAATGCCATACTTCGGTGTTAtgaattcttataaaaaaaatatttataaaaattaactacGTTAATAAGATTGAATTAAGgacttttaaataataattaatttctcaaacaaTCTTATCactatatcaaattttattttatctaaaaaattaaataataaattataactatcaaatatataaattataactatcaGGGTATATATACCCATTAGGCTTAATACATACGAGGACATCtccacaattaataaatatGTCGTATGGTTCATGAAGTGCAAAATGCTAAAATTTGgtatctcaactattaaaaattattattttaaatttttaccgTAACTAAAAATAAACAGAGTAGTTATTTATGCCACATCGTATAAAAAAAAGTCACCTTAGCGAGACACATTATATTagattttaatacataaatatgaaaatttataaaaactaaatttgataaaaaaaaacctaaatttcataaaaatactaaattttataaaagacctaattttttttataaaaaaccaaaaaatattaaaaaagacttaaacttaataaaaatacctaaaaataaaacacttaaaaataaaatttaggtattcatttgattatttttaggtattttttatgaaatgtaagttttttggaatattttttggtatttttgtgaaatttttaggTTTCTTTGAATTATTTTAGGTCTTTTacgaaaattaatttttttatataaagtttatttattttttttatcaatgactaaatgtcaaattttttaattgttaagaaatcaaatgtcatatttttatataaaacctAATTTAATATGTCTAACTTAGATGATTTTCTTAAGTGACGTGACATTCTACGTTGTATAAATAACGACCATATTTACtcttatcaataataataatttttagccCCTAGGGCATAGCTCCGTTGGCAAAGGAAGAATTTCTTGGAGTGATGCTTTTTGGATTCTCAAGTTTCGTATTCAAGATTTGATCGGGAGAAAGCTCACCAGTCAGAACAATCCTGAAAGTAGAAAATCGTTTGCCATTCTCATGTTTGCGGTGGGGTTAGGGATCGAACTGATCGTTGAGTTCTCTGATTTACATCTCCTGCTAATATCGTGGAGTCAAATAGCGGGGGCGCCCGTGATGgtaagttaataaaaaaataatttttaataattaataaatcttTATCATTTTATACTTTAAAGAATGTATTTAGTCTATCCATTACTATACCCTATATATACACCTCTagtctctctcactctctctctctctctctctctctatctatatatatatatatatatatgcaagtcACTGAAGAGTCAAAACGTCTCTGTCTCCGATCTTCATCACCGATCGTGGTTTGTTCATCCTCCATCAGCAAAGGTATGCATATCCTGCTTTCTCTCTAGTCTGGGCATGCCTTAATTCGttgaatttcttatttctttcctCCCAAACACACATTGAGGTTTGAGATCGAACTGGCGTTGTTTATACGATGATTCCAAGGTTAACTTTATCAAGAGGCATTCAAATTCAACTTTACCTGGATCCATCGTATTACCGCTATTATTACTTTGCAGTGATCTTGTGATCGACAAGCACTTATCCGATCTGAAGCTCTCACTTCACAAGTTCAGAAATCGATCCGTTCGCTTTCGTCCctcctttccttccttttattttctcggGAACCAATCGGTACTTTTCCAGGTCAAAACTCAAAGCTCAAGAGGCTATCGACGATCATTTATATTTACTTCATTTTATACATCCATTTAGTACCTAATCGCTCGAGTATATATAAGTAAATTAGCCGGAACTAAGCCTGCAATACTTGTGAACTGCATCGGTCTGGACTCCTACAGTAGTACTCGTTTTAATTGACATAATAATCTCTGAATTAATGCCAATTGAGATCAATTACTAGAACTATAAATATACATTTGAAGATGCAAACAGATATCAAAAGTGATTTCATAATCAATTCACCATATGTACTCTGTAGAAAGTGTAACATTATGGGGTGCAACGTGTTTGGGGAGCCCATCACCGACAAATTAATCTTAAGAGGAATGGAGGAGTACGAGAAATACACGGTCAAACAGTGGGAGAGAGCTCGAGCGGCTTTAGAGGGGAAGAACGAAGGAGACAAGGACACCAAGGCTCGCCAGTATGTGGAGAAGCTCAGACAGGAATGGGGCGACAGAGCTTGCACGCTCTGCCTGATCTACAATGCCACTGGCAGCAATGTGGTGCTGGTAACCACACATGATTTTCACGGCCGCATCGGCCATGGCCCGTACCCGATCATGATCGAGAATGGCCAGTGGGGGGCGTTTCTGCACGGAAGAACTCCCCAGGAGTACACCGGCTCATCGGCCGCTGTCGTGTATCGGGGCAAGAACAGAGAGGAGTTGCCGTGTGACTGGATGCTGGCTTGGTCCAACCCCTGGGACAGATTCGAGTGGAAAAACAAGGTAGCCCTAATAACATACATACTGCATACATACATTTGAAGTAGCCATTTGTCATACGACATATAAATGAGTTTTAAGGAAGAGGGATTAATTTcatcatgtgtgtatatatatatgcaggccTACACGGAGATTGGTGAAGCTACCCGGTACCAAAGGACAAATGATGTTTGGAATACAGTGTCAAGTAACGTAAATGAGTCGGGCACTTATCATAGCAACATGTGGAATGGATGCGCGTCTTATGTCTCAATTGGGAACGACAACGCGGCCCTGCTCGAGGCAATTCTCACGTTGAAAGACGCGATAGACTACTGATATCGGTGGCCCTTGCCTTGCAATGCTTGAGCAGCAGTAGCAGCAGCAATAGGAAGAAACAAAGCATCCACCTGCAGGCTGCAGCTAGCACTCAAAACAAAGCATTCATATATAATGTAAGGCCTTTATCAAACATTTATatgtacgtacgtacgtacgtagTGAGTGATTTTATTTCTGTCCGTCTGTCTTGAAAGACATGCTATTTAAATTGGTACTGTTGCGTGCACTTGCTCCGTGACCGGGAGCTTTTTATCTTCATGCTTTGTTTGAGAAACATCAACCTCTGTTTACTATTTATTCTCTGTTTAGTATCTAtcttaacatatttttaatctctaaataattttattagttaataataaatatatcatattttaaataattatttaaaaactaaaaataaaatgtgataaatacaaatatatatagagttttgttaatcatttatttaaatttagatgcatttaattcactttatttttaaatatggtacaataatcatatatatgtaatcgattaatttaaaaataagctgagcattactcgattatattcaaaatataCTCGATTggattttcacaaaaaaaactttcaaaagctttactcatttttttttttaaagaatttactCGATTGGCTCTCACATGCGTTATGAAATACTCCACTATTTTCAACATATGCTCGACTTTTTTAAAAACATACTTGATTATAAACCATCAAACTTAAGAGtactttaaaatgttttgaatatcatcaatgaatcaaatttactaaaaatacattttctcatttaaatttatcaaaaactattttttcataaaatcaggacacaaatttctcaacagactatatttgattgatagtcgaatatttaatttatgttgcTGAAGCTGATTTGTAATTGATTACAAAAGTCTTGCAATTgagtaaatataaaaaatagttgattacaaaatatttgtattCGAATACAGACAAAACTTAGTTAATTACAAAACTTATATAGTCGAGTAAAAATCAAACTTAGTCGAGAGTAAGCCTCTCTTTGTACTCAAGTAATGTCGTATTGAAGCTGAAAAATATATATCGCCGTTAAACTAATTGTTGTAAGtgtatttaatacataattttgaCCGTTAAGGCTCTAAAAGTGCTTTaaattttctctcattcttttatcttgatttttgattattttaataattattttatgaaaaaagaatgttatatttttagatttcaTTATCTTGACTATAAGTTTAaaaggagaagatgatgaagaaacttaagttgatttttgaatatttcataTGCCTACCTCAAGCAAAAGAGGCCTCAAAGCATATATCTTTTACtagcaaaaagaaatagagtgtttttactttcatattcttttatttctttttctttgtaagacgctattttcattatttgaatTTGATCTGTAAAACCTTCTCAAAGTGTTTTAAATTGTAAACTTACTTATCTTGTTGTGATTAGTGCTTGAGTCTATAAAAAATTACAGTGTAAAAGGTTTCAACTGATCTTATAAAAGTTATGCATTCTGTTATTGTTGAACCATTAAAAAGTAGAGGTTTTAGTTTATCTTGTAAAAGCTATAATGGGTTGTTGAAATTATTGGTGAGAAACCAAGGGAGTAAAGTAGACTGGAtgagccaaaccactataaatcttttgtgtgTTGCATTATTCATTTATGCTTTTCAACTAGTTAAGtcttattttcatcttttatagTTTGcaatatttactttaaaattgattttaaaaattccaTTTTCACTCAAACATTCTCACATCATTATTTCCTTTATTAACTAAAGTTAAATATTTCAATAGAGACTTTTATCACTATCTTTCAAAAGGTCTAAAAAGGGTCAAACAATTTTCTTCGCACAAAGAGCTTTTATATCTAAAAAAGTTTTGGAAACCCAATTTACCCCCCTCTTAgggtatatatttttcaaacatatttaataataaaaatagaaaatttggtTAAAAGATGATgaacaaaacaaattaaaaatgatatgtAAAGTAATCGAGTTAGTCAAATTCTTAATCAAGTAAGTTCTTAAAAGATAATGATTAAAACGAATTAAGAATGATATGTAAAGTAGTCAAGTGCTGGGTTAGATTTGACACAATAAATGACACCACACATCGAAGAGGAAGGGGTGAGTTGGgtgattaaaaatttacttgaaCTTTGAAAAACTTTTACTAGAAATAAGGTTTTGGTGGGTtattagagaaaatataaaatctcaAAACCAATGTTTGAAAAATGTAACTCAAGAAAGATAAAggacacaaggatttatagtggttcggccaaaCCTAGCTTAATCCACTATTTTAGcttctcactaagaattttcaaGCCAACTCACTAAAACCTTCTACTTGATCTCAAGTAGTCACTCTAGTTCAAGACTAGAAATTACAATTTCATACTATCAAAGTAGACCCTCAGCAACCTTGCTAGGcaatttataagaattttacaataagataaaatatgagagataaatctctcagttacaagatctttcaaaattaaatacaagacttgaatgaattgatataaatgaagatcaaagtctttgagagaaaaattaaaacacaagcACTATAGAGAAGTAAAATGTAAATATaagctcaaatatttttaatcttgCTCATTAGACTTCTCCACAGCTTTATTTGGCTGAATTTATAGGC from Diospyros lotus cultivar Yz01 chromosome 9, ASM1463336v1, whole genome shotgun sequence encodes the following:
- the LOC127809809 gene encoding 23 kDa jasmonate-induced protein-like, with the protein product MGCNVFGEPITDKLILRGMEEYEKYTVKQWERARAALEGKNEGDKDTKARQYVEKLRQEWGDRACTLCLIYNATGSNVVLVTTHDFHGRIGHGPYPIMIENGQWGAFLHGRTPQEYTGSSAAVVYRGKNREELPCDWMLAWSNPWDRFEWKNKAYTEIGEATRYQRTNDVWNTVSSNVNESGTYHSNMWNGCASYVSIGNDNAALLEAILTLKDAIDY